Below is a genomic region from Medicago truncatula cultivar Jemalong A17 chromosome 3, MtrunA17r5.0-ANR, whole genome shotgun sequence.
AAAAGGTGAGGTGTAGAGTGTCTTGAATAAGGAAGGTAAATCCCTCGGTTAAGGATTTGACTAATCCTTACATGAATTCTAGCTTCTCTTTTTCATGGATTGCTTAATGTTTCCTGCCAAATACTTGGACACAACACAATCTACATTTGCTTGAGTATGGAATTTTTTGtcatttgaatattatttaaaaataatgttttttttatgctttttgcCTCTCAGTCACTCAATTTTTCACTCTTAGACCATCTCCAATGGCCAATTTAATGAGACATTCAACACCAATTTCCCCTCCAATGGTGTGTTTAAAGTGTGTTGAATGgtggaagagaagagagagaaggtgaACCGATTCAACACAATTGAACCCTGCCAGGCCGGACACGTGGCGACGCGGAATTGGCCCAAAACGGGCGCGTGCGTTACACGCGCAGACAAGGCGCGTGACGCGTCAGACGTGCGGAGAGAGAATGACTTTTTTGGATAGATAATGACACGTGGCGCGTTTTAATTGGCTGTCCGgattcttatcattttaataatttgacctcaattatttcgttgtaaattaattttaaaaaaaaaaaaattaccaaaattcatgattttttttcctctataaatagagacttggatcatttgatttggacacagaaaaaaaaaccaagtttttcactatcttcatcttattattatctttctattagcaaactaagtgaagttttaatcttattttttgtgaaatggatcccaataataaccatttcaacacccaaaattttTCTAATTACCCATATAACTACGAAAATCCCAACAtttatccaaatccaaatcaattttataaccaACGTCCTCAAAACATACATCAAAACGTACCTAATTTTGGTTTTTCACCAAATTTCAACCAGTCATCCTCTGTTCCAAACTTTCATCCATATTATGGATCTATGATGAGAtatccatctcaaacacccccgtttaatggttatatgccaATGGGGAATGAAAATTTTCCTAGTGTTGATGCAAACCAATATCCtgaattttcaacacaaataacttctgGTGGCATGGCAGTTGCTGATGAAGTCACTCCAGAAGATTCAACTCCTAAGAGCAAGAGAAGTAAGGAACCAGCATGGAACACTCAACAAAATTTGGTTCTAATTAGTGCATGGATTAAATATGGAACAAGCAGTGTTGTCGGGAGAAACCAGAGAGGAGAAACATATTGGGGTAAAATTGCTGAGTATTGTAATGAGTATTGCTCATTCGATTCTCCCCGCGATCTAGTTGCCTGCTGAAaccgttttaattatatgagcaaaataataaataaatggattggTGCTTATGAAAGCGCTAAGCGTATGCAAGGAAGCGGTTGGtcggaagatgatgttttgACAAAAGCGCAGGAATTATTTGCAGGTGGGAAGAATATTCAATTTACTTTGAATGAAGAATGGCACGCTCTCCGTGATCAACCACGTTATGGTAGTCAGATGGGAGGAAATGTTGGGTCAGGGAGTAGTGGATCTAAGAGATCTCACGAGGACTCTGTAGGATCTAGTGCTCGTCCAATGGGTAGGGAGGcagctaaaaaaaaaggtaaaatgaaAAGCAAGGGCGAGACATTGGAGAAGGTGGAAAAGGAATGGGTTCAattcaaagaattaaaagagcaagagattgaacaattgaaagagtTAAATTTGGTGAAACAACAGAAAAACAAGTTGCTGCAAGAAAAGACTCaagctaaaaaaatgaaaatgtatctaAAGTTAAGGGACGAAGAGCATCTCGATGACCGGAAGAAGGAGCTGTTGGAGAAGTTGGAGCGTGAgctgtttgaaaattaattttaatcaaatatttgtttgtattcagTCAACattatcagtgttgtctagtcccgactgtttgctttaatatttgtcagtgttgtctagtccgtagtgtttgctttaataattatcagagtgttgtctagtcctcactgtttgctttaataattatcagtgttgtctagtcccgactgtttgctttaatatttgtcagtgttgtctagtccgtagtgtttgctttaataattatcagagtgttgtctagtcctcactgtttgctttaataattatcggtgttgtctagtcccgactgtttgctttaatatttgtcagtgttgtctagtccgtagtgtttgctttaataattatcagagtgttgtctagtccccgtgacttatttgctttaataattatgtcCACTGTGTGCCCATTATTTCACCTACTATAACTTATTTCAAATCCGTCAGTGTCCACCACacaatgtacttatatatagggactcaTATCTACTTTCAATTTCACAAGTCTCATTAAAATCTACTTCCaatttcacaaatctcattcatatctactttcaatttcacaaatctcattcatatctTCTTCCAAAAAACCTATCAATGGATCCTTTTGATTTGGAAGCCTACTTCCAAAAACGTGATGCTGAAGACACGTATATGGTCAACCGATTTATTCAGCGTCGAAAACAAATAGAGGAAGGTAGTGGATCTCgtagtagaaaatatttcaatagagATCATGCAGCTGCAAACCAAAGACTAATTGATGACTACTTTGCCGATGCACCTACATACGACGATGCAATGTTTCGTCGTCGGTATCGGATGCAAAAACATGTTTTCCTTCGAATCGTTGGAGATCTTTCAAGTAGTGATAACTACTTCACCCAACGAATTGATGCAGCCAATAAAGAAGGTATATCACCGTTAGCAAAATGTACCACAACAATGCGAATGTTAGCATATGGTGTGGCAGCAGATGCGGTCgatgaatacatcaaaataggaagtAGTACAGCATTGGAATGCTTACTTAGATTCTGCAAAGGAATCATACGACTCTATGAGGAAGTGTATTTGAGAGCACCAACCCAAGATGACCTGCAAAGAATATTGCATGTTAGTGAAATGCGGGGGTTCCCAGGGATGATCGGCAGTATTGACTGCATGCACTGGGAGtggaaaaattgtcctaaagcaTGGGAAGGTCAATTTACCAGGGGGGATAAGGGAACCACCACAGTTATTCTAGAAGCAGTTGCATCTCATGATCTATGGATCTGGCATGCCTTTTTTGGATGTCCGGGAACGTTGAACGATATAAACGTTCTAGACCGGTCACCAGTGTTTGATGATGTGGAACAGGGAAAGGCTCCGAGGGTGAATTACTTTGTGAATCAACGTCCCTATAATATGACATACTATCTAGCTGATGGTATCTACCCTTCGTATCCAACTTTCGTCAAATCAATTAGACTTCCTCAAAGTGAACCTGataagttatttgcaaaacatcaagaGGGATGTCGGAAAGACATCGAACGTGCTTTTGGAgtgcttcaagctcgatttaaaatcatccgtgaaccagctcgcttgtgggacataggcgatttgggtatcatcatgaggtcatgcatcatattacataatatgattgttgaggatgaacgaGATACATATGCTCAACGTTGGACTGATTTTGAGCAACCTGGGGGAAGTGGATCAAGTACATCGCAACCATACTCGACCGAGGTGTTACCAgcttttgcaaatcatgtgcgtggtagatccgagttgcgtgatcc
It encodes:
- the LOC112420256 gene encoding uncharacterized protein, translated to MDPFDLEAYFQKRDAEDTYMVNRFIQRRKQIEEGSGSRSRKYFNRDHAAANQRLIDDYFADAPTYDDAMFRRRYRMQKHVFLRIVGDLSSSDNYFTQRIDAANKEGISPLAKCTTTMRMLAYGVAADAVDEYIKIGSSTALECLLRFCKGIIRLYEEVYLRAPTQDDLQRILHVSEMRGFPGMIGSIDCMHWEWKNCPKAWEGQFTRGDKGTTTVILEAVASHDLWIWHAFFGCPGTLNDINVLDRSPVFDDVEQGKAPRVNYFVNQRPYNMTYYLADGIYPSYPTFVKSIRLPQSEPDKLFAKHQEGCRKDIERMEGVVVEIWWGEVELVRMVCVSSTWQ